A genomic region of Prosthecobacter sp. contains the following coding sequences:
- a CDS encoding S8 family serine peptidase: MKTQAPNRSPERKKTFFALLALVMTAGIAGVWWTATIEAPSAGMKLQSLKAVDTPAQTSNSTLAASGGGALRPSYEISTGGTKRHLTLVADEIAVKQPDGRRTITKFSGTDLATEAKSVRSRSAPASEVELVLTEKDGGPKAHRGAEKVRHYVTRQVLVKLKDGATGETVAKSADVKIASQPGYAPGYVILDATTSEGALVAMEILRAQPDVESAEVLLATQKAKKFTPNDPLFSEQWHHRNTTQLGGALWIDTNITTAWDSYKGTGITIGIVDDGVEHTHPDIQPNYNTAIDFDFNSNDADPAPVDLVADSHGTACAGVAAARGNNGIGVSGAAPEATLAGFRLIAAANTDQNEADAFLLNNDVIHVKSNSWGWPDGSGYGGPGALATAALETGITSGRGGKGVIYVFAGGNGFYDGDNSNMDGYAGSPYVIAVAAVNDFGFQSYYSELGANLLISAPSSGGLHNEGIRTTDLTGEGGDNNTTAGTSDLADRNYTNRFSGTSSACPLVSGIVALILQANPNLGWRDVQEILIHTARKNHRTDPEWATNAAGLSFNHKYGAGMIDAAAAVALAQQWTNLPALSTTQVSQTGLAVAIPDNSSTGVTRTLNFATANFRVEHVTVTVNATHTARGDLEVILTSPSGMVSKLANASNDGSDNLSWTYSSVRHWGETAAGNWTVKVADRVLADAGTLTAVTIKLLGTTNAAARIAGASATLSAEGNLPANTAADPGEAVTFSLGLKNIGAAATSSLTATLQAIGGVREPSAAQNYGALTAGGATVTRTFSFKLDGGCGSSIPLLLKLQDGATDLGFANISIPLGTSASATFTGGAITVNDNTVGSPSPSNLAVSGLVGRVQDMTAQINGLTHTYIDDVGALLHGPDALKIRLFCGGPEAPVSAVNITFDDNAAIVFPFSGALPSGSYKPVNYYSSRVFTGDTAAEVAYTMSEYRGVPADGTWKLYMQDFAAGDSGSLTNWKLFFTTVTCTDNVMLTQAAPSGGEAAGSIAVSVTRTGGKEGSATVNYATSNGTAIAGSDYTTTSGTLTFAAGELVKTFSVPITNDSINEGDETINLTLSSPTGAAVLGTQTTAALTLLDDPPPTVTVSPNGTTTNSAPVSFTLTFAEAVTGLTTSGISVTNGSKGALSGSGTTYTLPVTPGGQGAVTCQVIAAAAQDSAGHDNLVSNTASVTYDTVVPSVVVTPDAISTNNTPITFTLTFSESVTGLAASSIAVTNGTTGALSGSGTTYTLPVTPSGQGPVTCQVTANAAQDAASNNNTASNTSSVNYDTVAPTVAVTPSGTSTNSSPITFTFTFSEAVTGLATSGITVTNGTQGALSGSGTTYTLPVTPSAQGAVTCQVNTSAAQDAAANPNTASNTASVTYDSVAPTVVVTPSGTSTSDSPITFTLTFAEAVTGLSADAIAVGNGTKGALSGSGTTYTLPVTPVSQGSVTCQVTAAAAQDATGNPNTASNTASVTYALSSQQSWRQTYFGTTTNTGNAADSADPDGDGVSNLLEWAGGLNPTTSSTLPTPATVNGASIEFTYTRSVVAVTARAVFTVEWSDTLANDWQTTGVSESILSDNGTVQQVKATLPAGSAGHRFVHLKVTAPP; the protein is encoded by the coding sequence ATGAAAACGCAAGCACCTAATCGTTCCCCAGAGAGGAAGAAGACATTCTTCGCCCTGCTGGCTCTAGTCATGACGGCTGGTATTGCGGGGGTCTGGTGGACCGCAACCATTGAAGCGCCTTCCGCAGGCATGAAGCTGCAAAGCCTCAAGGCGGTGGATACTCCAGCACAAACCTCAAATAGCACGCTTGCCGCATCTGGCGGTGGTGCTTTGAGGCCAAGCTACGAAATCTCGACTGGAGGCACGAAACGCCATCTCACACTCGTGGCGGATGAGATAGCCGTTAAACAACCCGATGGCCGCCGGACGATCACGAAGTTCTCGGGCACCGATCTTGCCACGGAGGCGAAATCTGTGCGTTCACGCTCGGCACCGGCTTCGGAAGTCGAACTCGTGCTCACAGAGAAGGATGGCGGCCCAAAAGCACACCGTGGTGCGGAGAAGGTGCGGCATTATGTCACGCGCCAGGTGCTGGTGAAGCTCAAGGACGGTGCCACGGGCGAAACGGTGGCAAAAAGCGCGGACGTAAAGATTGCCAGCCAGCCCGGTTATGCGCCGGGTTATGTGATCCTCGACGCCACGACCTCCGAGGGCGCACTGGTGGCGATGGAGATTCTGCGAGCGCAGCCGGATGTCGAAAGCGCCGAGGTTCTGCTGGCCACGCAGAAGGCGAAGAAATTCACGCCGAATGATCCGCTCTTCTCCGAGCAGTGGCACCATCGGAACACGACTCAACTTGGCGGCGCGCTGTGGATTGACACGAACATTACCACCGCATGGGACAGCTACAAAGGCACGGGCATCACCATTGGCATCGTCGATGACGGTGTGGAGCACACGCACCCGGATATTCAGCCGAATTACAACACGGCGATCGATTTCGATTTCAACAGCAACGACGCTGATCCCGCTCCTGTTGATCTCGTGGCTGACTCGCATGGCACGGCTTGTGCCGGTGTCGCTGCTGCGCGCGGGAACAACGGCATCGGTGTCTCCGGTGCGGCACCAGAAGCCACGCTGGCCGGCTTCCGGCTCATTGCCGCGGCCAATACCGATCAAAACGAAGCGGATGCCTTCCTCCTCAACAATGATGTCATTCATGTGAAGAGCAATTCGTGGGGCTGGCCTGACGGCAGCGGTTACGGCGGCCCTGGCGCATTGGCCACGGCGGCACTGGAGACCGGCATCACCAGCGGGCGTGGTGGGAAGGGCGTGATCTACGTCTTTGCAGGTGGCAACGGCTTCTACGACGGGGATAACTCAAACATGGACGGCTATGCCGGTTCGCCCTATGTCATCGCAGTAGCCGCTGTGAATGATTTCGGCTTTCAGAGCTACTACAGTGAACTTGGGGCGAATCTTCTCATCTCAGCGCCTTCCAGCGGCGGCTTGCACAATGAGGGCATCCGCACCACTGACCTCACGGGTGAAGGAGGGGACAACAATACCACCGCTGGTACCAGTGATTTGGCGGATCGCAATTATACCAACCGCTTTAGCGGTACCTCTTCCGCCTGCCCGCTCGTCTCCGGCATCGTCGCGCTCATTCTCCAGGCGAATCCCAACCTCGGCTGGCGCGACGTGCAGGAGATCCTCATCCACACAGCACGGAAGAACCACCGCACCGACCCCGAATGGGCCACCAATGCCGCAGGACTTTCCTTCAATCACAAATACGGCGCTGGCATGATCGATGCCGCTGCCGCCGTCGCGCTGGCGCAGCAATGGACAAACCTGCCCGCGTTGTCCACGACACAGGTCTCGCAGACCGGCCTCGCCGTCGCCATTCCCGACAACAGTTCCACCGGAGTCACGCGCACGCTGAACTTCGCCACGGCGAACTTTCGTGTGGAGCATGTCACCGTCACCGTCAATGCCACGCACACGGCGCGGGGAGATCTGGAGGTGATCCTGACATCCCCCTCCGGCATGGTCAGCAAGCTGGCGAATGCCAGCAACGACGGCAGCGACAACCTCTCCTGGACTTACAGCTCCGTGCGGCACTGGGGTGAGACCGCTGCGGGAAACTGGACGGTGAAAGTAGCTGACCGAGTTCTCGCAGACGCTGGCACGCTCACTGCCGTCACCATCAAGCTGCTTGGCACGACGAATGCCGCCGCACGCATCGCCGGTGCCTCCGCTACCCTCAGCGCGGAAGGAAACCTGCCCGCCAACACCGCTGCCGATCCAGGGGAGGCCGTCACCTTCAGCCTCGGGCTGAAAAACATCGGCGCTGCGGCCACCAGCAGCCTCACTGCCACGCTCCAGGCCATCGGCGGCGTGCGCGAGCCTTCCGCGGCACAGAACTACGGTGCTCTGACGGCTGGCGGAGCCACGGTGACACGCACGTTTTCATTCAAACTCGACGGCGGCTGTGGCTCGTCGATACCGCTGTTACTGAAGCTCCAAGATGGTGCCACGGACCTCGGCTTCGCAAATATCAGCATCCCGCTGGGCACCTCGGCCTCAGCCACCTTCACCGGTGGTGCCATCACCGTCAATGACAACACTGTCGGATCGCCCTCGCCCTCGAATCTGGCCGTCTCCGGTCTCGTGGGGCGTGTGCAGGACATGACCGCGCAGATCAATGGTCTCACGCATACATACATTGACGATGTCGGTGCATTGCTGCACGGGCCAGACGCTTTGAAAATCCGCCTCTTTTGTGGCGGCCCCGAGGCTCCTGTCAGCGCCGTCAACATCACCTTCGATGACAATGCCGCCATCGTCTTTCCATTCTCAGGTGCCTTGCCCTCCGGCAGCTACAAGCCAGTCAACTATTACAGCTCTCGGGTTTTCACTGGCGATACCGCTGCCGAGGTGGCCTACACCATGAGCGAGTACCGCGGGGTGCCCGCCGACGGCACATGGAAGCTCTACATGCAGGACTTCGCCGCCGGTGATTCGGGTTCACTCACCAACTGGAAGCTCTTCTTCACCACCGTCACCTGCACGGACAATGTCATGCTCACGCAGGCCGCCCCCAGCGGTGGCGAGGCTGCGGGCAGCATCGCCGTGTCCGTCACGCGCACGGGTGGCAAGGAAGGCAGCGCCACCGTTAACTACGCCACCAGCAACGGCACCGCCATCGCTGGCAGCGACTACACCACCACCAGCGGCACGCTCACCTTCGCGGCAGGCGAACTGGTCAAGACTTTCTCTGTTCCTATTACCAACGACAGCATCAATGAAGGTGATGAAACCATCAATCTAACCTTGAGCTCACCCACTGGAGCCGCAGTTCTTGGGACGCAAACGACTGCGGCATTGACCCTCCTCGACGACCCGCCGCCGACGGTGACTGTTTCTCCCAATGGCACCACGACCAACAGTGCGCCTGTTTCCTTTACGCTGACCTTCGCCGAGGCGGTGACGGGCTTGACCACCAGCGGCATCTCCGTGACCAATGGCAGCAAGGGGGCACTGTCTGGCAGCGGCACCACCTACACTTTGCCCGTGACACCGGGCGGTCAAGGCGCGGTGACTTGCCAGGTCATTGCCGCAGCGGCGCAGGATTCCGCAGGCCACGACAACCTCGTCTCCAACACCGCCTCAGTGACCTATGACACCGTGGTTCCGAGCGTCGTTGTAACACCTGACGCCATCAGCACCAACAATACGCCGATTACATTCACGCTGACCTTCTCTGAATCTGTGACCGGACTCGCGGCAAGCAGCATTGCCGTGACAAACGGCACCACGGGCGCGCTGTCAGGCAGCGGCACCACTTACACCTTGCCAGTGACGCCCTCCGGCCAGGGGCCAGTGACCTGCCAAGTGACCGCCAATGCCGCCCAGGATGCCGCCTCGAACAACAACACTGCGTCGAACACCTCCTCGGTGAACTACGATACCGTGGCACCCACGGTGGCCGTGACACCTTCGGGCACGTCAACCAACAGTTCCCCCATCACCTTCACGTTCACCTTCTCCGAGGCGGTCACGGGACTGGCCACCAGCGGCATCACGGTCACCAACGGCACCCAAGGCGCACTCTCTGGCAGCGGGACGACTTACACGCTGCCGGTGACACCCTCCGCGCAAGGAGCAGTGACCTGCCAGGTCAACACCAGTGCCGCGCAGGATGCCGCCGCGAACCCAAACACGGCGTCCAACACCGCGTCAGTGACCTACGACTCGGTGGCGCCAACGGTGGTGGTGACGCCCAGCGGCACTTCGACCAGCGATTCGCCCATCACCTTCACGCTGACCTTCGCCGAGGCGGTGACCGGTCTGTCGGCAGATGCCATCGCGGTCGGCAATGGCACCAAGGGCGCGTTGTCTGGCAGCGGCACCACTTACACGCTGCCAGTGACGCCTGTCAGCCAGGGATCAGTGACGTGCCAAGTAACTGCGGCAGCAGCGCAGGATGCGACGGGCAACCCCAACACCGCCTCCAACACGGCGAGCGTGACCTATGCACTCAGCAGTCAGCAAAGCTGGCGGCAGACCTACTTCGGCACCACCACCAATACGGGCAACGCCGCCGACAGCGCCGACCCCGATGGCGACGGCGTGTCCAATCTGCTGGAGTGGGCCGGTGGCCTGAACCCGACTACGAGCAGCACCCTGCCGACCCCTGCCACGGTCAACGGGGCCAGCATCGAGTTCACCTACACCCGCAGCGTTGTTGCCGTGACTGCCAGAGCCGTCTTCACTGTGGAGTGGAGTGACACGCTGGCCAACGACTGGCAGACGACGGGTGTCAGTGAGTCGATCCTCTCCGACAACGGCACTGTGCAGCAAGTGAAGGCCACGCTGCCTGCTGGCAGCGCCGGCCACCGTTTTGTGCATCTGAAGGTGACGGCACCGCCTTAA
- the lepA gene encoding translation elongation factor 4 has protein sequence MSIANTRNFSIIAHIDHGKTTLSDRLLEFTNTITVRQQQDQLLDSMDLERERGITIKAHPVTMNYKARDGQMYKLNLLDTPGHVDFSYEVSRSLAACEGALLLVDASQGVEAQTVANLNLALAQNLHVIPIINKIDLPSADIDKVKRQLEDILQLSADEAVPASAKMGIGIQDILEAVIAHIPPPTDPGDGYLRATVFDSVFDAYRGVVSYVRVVSGTITRGQKVRLMFSGNDSEIKDVGIFRPKMTSCEKLEAGDVGYIIANVKTTADVKIGDTLTESRHPSPLPLPGFKEIHPLVFSGIYPVSTDDFESLKAAVGKLQINDSAFSFMAESSAALGFGFRCGFLGLLHMEIVQERLRREFQMDVISTYPSVIYEVRKTDGTEMMVDNPSFLPAANEIDEIREPIVKVFIMIPNEYIGDIMQLVMDKRGTVDTTETLDDRRVMLHTVLPLNEILVDFNDKLKSITRGYGSMDYEHAGYKADDLVKMDILIAGDPVDAFSCIVHRGKAESRGRQLCTKLKEVIPQQLFVVAIQAAIGGKFIARESISALRKDVTAKCYGGDISRKRKLLEKQKEGKKRMKAIGRVNIPQEAFIEVLKNN, from the coding sequence ATGTCCATCGCCAACACCCGCAACTTCTCCATCATCGCCCACATCGACCACGGGAAGACCACGCTCTCCGACCGCCTGCTGGAATTCACCAACACCATCACGGTGCGCCAGCAGCAGGACCAGTTGCTCGATTCCATGGACCTGGAGCGTGAACGCGGCATCACCATCAAGGCGCATCCGGTCACGATGAATTACAAGGCCAGGGACGGCCAGATGTACAAGCTCAACCTGCTCGACACCCCTGGCCACGTCGATTTCAGCTACGAAGTCAGCCGTTCGCTCGCTGCGTGTGAAGGGGCGTTGCTCCTCGTCGATGCCTCGCAGGGTGTGGAGGCGCAAACCGTCGCCAATCTCAATCTGGCGCTCGCCCAGAACCTCCATGTCATCCCCATCATCAACAAGATCGATCTCCCCAGCGCGGACATCGACAAGGTGAAACGCCAGCTTGAGGACATCCTCCAGCTTTCCGCCGATGAAGCCGTGCCGGCGAGCGCGAAGATGGGCATCGGCATCCAGGACATTCTCGAAGCGGTGATCGCCCATATTCCGCCGCCCACCGATCCCGGCGACGGCTACCTGCGTGCCACCGTGTTTGATTCGGTCTTCGACGCCTACCGTGGCGTCGTCAGCTATGTGCGTGTCGTCTCCGGCACCATCACGCGCGGCCAGAAAGTGCGCCTGATGTTCTCTGGCAATGATTCCGAGATCAAGGATGTCGGAATCTTCCGCCCGAAGATGACGAGTTGTGAGAAGCTCGAGGCCGGTGATGTCGGCTACATCATTGCCAACGTGAAGACGACCGCCGATGTGAAGATCGGCGACACCTTGACTGAATCGCGTCATCCCTCCCCGCTCCCGCTGCCGGGCTTCAAGGAAATCCACCCGCTGGTGTTCAGCGGCATCTATCCGGTCAGTACGGATGATTTCGAATCGCTCAAGGCCGCCGTGGGCAAGCTCCAGATCAACGACTCCGCCTTCAGCTTCATGGCGGAAAGCTCCGCTGCGCTCGGCTTCGGCTTCCGCTGCGGCTTCCTCGGCCTGCTGCACATGGAGATCGTGCAGGAGCGTCTGCGCCGCGAATTCCAGATGGATGTCATCTCCACCTATCCCTCCGTCATTTACGAAGTGCGCAAAACTGACGGCACTGAGATGATGGTCGATAATCCCAGCTTTCTGCCGGCCGCCAACGAGATCGACGAGATCCGCGAACCCATCGTCAAGGTGTTCATCATGATCCCAAATGAGTACATCGGCGACATCATGCAGCTCGTCATGGACAAGCGCGGCACCGTCGATACCACCGAGACCCTCGATGACCGCCGCGTCATGCTGCACACCGTCCTCCCGCTCAATGAGATCCTCGTGGACTTCAATGACAAGCTCAAGTCCATCACCCGTGGCTACGGCAGCATGGATTACGAGCACGCCGGCTACAAGGCTGACGACCTCGTGAAGATGGACATCCTCATCGCAGGCGATCCCGTTGATGCCTTCTCCTGCATCGTGCATCGCGGCAAGGCCGAAAGCCGGGGCCGCCAGCTCTGCACCAAGCTCAAGGAAGTCATCCCGCAGCAGCTCTTCGTCGTCGCCATCCAGGCCGCCATCGGCGGCAAGTTCATCGCCCGCGAATCCATCAGCGCCCTGCGCAAAGACGTGACCGCCAAGTGCTACGGCGGTGACATCTCCCGCAAACGCAAGCTCCTCGAGAAACAGAAGGAAGGGAAGAAGCGCATGAAGGCCATTGGCCGCGTGAACATCCCGCAGGAGGCGTTCATTGAGGTGCTGAAGAACAACTGA
- a CDS encoding 4a-hydroxytetrahydrobiopterin dehydratase, producing MKPELLNEAAVQQALIALPGWQVEGRELTKEFQFASYLAGIEFVRQVARLAEEMNHHPDLLVRWRKVSVRLTTHSAGGLTKLDVELAGKIAAL from the coding sequence ATGAAGCCGGAGCTTTTGAATGAAGCAGCCGTCCAGCAAGCGCTCATAGCCCTGCCGGGCTGGCAGGTGGAAGGCCGGGAACTGACGAAGGAATTCCAATTTGCCAGTTATCTGGCCGGCATTGAATTTGTACGTCAAGTCGCCCGCCTCGCGGAGGAGATGAACCATCATCCCGACCTGCTGGTACGCTGGCGCAAGGTCAGCGTTCGTTTGACGACCCACAGCGCCGGCGGGCTGACCAAGCTGGATGTTGAGCTGGCTGGAAAGATTGCGGCTCTCTGA